From a region of the uncultured Desulfatiglans sp. genome:
- a CDS encoding hypothetical protein (Evidence 5 : Unknown function), whose amino-acid sequence MKTGGSGVCGAPSPGLDPGGAAFSRADGASLGEFSRSAGWFIFRKKRSFFDVRTGEARSSWEAPTSAHLDSFHPEMVFLANLGVNLPVCLCGDLQVASAQTFDFL is encoded by the coding sequence GTGAAGACGGGCGGCTCGGGCGTTTGCGGCGCCCCTTCCCCGGGGCTTGACCCGGGGGGCGCCGCCTTTTCCAGAGCGGACGGTGCATCCCTGGGGGAGTTCTCCAGGAGCGCGGGCTGGTTTATCTTCCGGAAAAAGCGCTCTTTCTTCGATGTGCGGACCGGAGAGGCACGCTCATCCTGGGAGGCTCCAACCTCCGCCCATCTAGATAGTTTCCATCCGGAAATGGTCTTTTTGGCCAATCTCGGCGTCAATCTGCCCGTTTGCTTGTGCGGCGACCTGCAGGTCGCCTCCGCGCAAACGTTTGATTTCCTTTAG
- a CDS encoding hypothetical protein (Evidence 5 : Unknown function): MMVQVRFHPEMVFLANLGVNLPVCLCGDLQVASAQTLDFLDIGQKFPFPDWKRNSTGKSFPDGYKFNSFSHTGRSLSAPPAGLGSGVAPFPVFFPQDPVQDLTRRGSRHLVIGDEIDALRPLETCKSTFAEVHDLLGQIRGRLVSRV; the protein is encoded by the coding sequence ATGATGGTGCAAGTTCGTTTCCATCCGGAAATGGTCTTTTTGGCCAATCTCGGCGTCAATCTGCCCGTTTGCTTGTGCGGCGACCTGCAGGTCGCCTCCGCGCAAACGCTTGATTTCCTTGATATCGGCCAAAAATTCCCCTTTCCGGATTGGAAACGGAATTCTACCGGAAAATCATTTCCGGATGGATACAAGTTCAACAGCTTCAGCCATACCGGCCGCTCTTTGTCTGCTCCCCCTGCCGGTCTTGGATCAGGCGTCGCTCCATTTCCCGTATTTTTCCCGCAGGATCCGGTGCAGGATCTTACCCGTCGGGGTTCTCGGCATCTGGTCATCGGCGATGAAATCGACGCTCTTCGGCCGCTTGAAACCTGCAAGTCTACCTTTGCAGAAGTCCATGATCTCCTTGGCCAGATCCGGGGACGGCTCGTATCCCGCGTGTAG
- a CDS encoding AMP-binding enzyme, translated as MTRSKWMHMGTILKMNAYNYPDKLGWQDRNKEFTFKQWNERACRFANGLVKLGVGHKDTFSVIAYNRGEWMDIYAGCAKGGQVVVPVMFRLAGPEIEFIANHSESKAFIVEAPFVDLINSIRDKLSVPKGNYIYLGDGPAPEGYIAFEEWLAASSPEEPDWVVDADDIWTIMYTSGTTGRPKGVMKTHESFMAMYYLNLVNMGVRPTDKVMLVMPMCHVNSIYYSFPYTLITAPVFVNNMVSFDPEDLLRTIEKYKITFTSLVPTHYIMMLALPDEVKNSIDVSSIRQLLISSAPARKDLKVAIMEYFKNAELWEAYGSTEGGLVTLLRPEDQFKKLGSIGKEIFGTDRIRILDEDRNEVPDGEVGELFYRTPMLFKEYLKEPEKTKEAFFEGWSSAGDMVRRDEDGYYALVDRKANMIITGGENVYPSEVENVVGSHDAVKDVAIIGIPDEKWGETIKAVVVLHAGYEPSPDLAKEIMDFCKGRLAGFKRPKSVDFIADDQMPRTPTGKILHRILREKYGKWSDA; from the coding sequence ATGACGAGAAGCAAGTGGATGCACATGGGTACCATCTTGAAGATGAATGCCTACAACTATCCCGACAAGTTGGGATGGCAGGACCGCAACAAGGAATTCACCTTCAAGCAATGGAACGAGCGCGCCTGCCGGTTCGCGAACGGGTTGGTCAAGCTCGGGGTGGGGCATAAGGACACCTTTTCGGTGATCGCTTACAACAGAGGGGAATGGATGGATATCTACGCCGGCTGCGCCAAAGGCGGACAGGTGGTGGTTCCCGTCATGTTCAGGTTGGCCGGACCCGAAATCGAGTTCATCGCGAATCACTCGGAGAGCAAGGCGTTCATCGTGGAGGCCCCCTTCGTGGATCTGATCAACAGCATCCGCGATAAGCTCTCGGTCCCCAAAGGGAACTACATCTACCTGGGCGATGGGCCTGCCCCCGAAGGGTATATCGCCTTCGAGGAATGGCTGGCGGCCTCCTCGCCGGAAGAGCCGGATTGGGTGGTGGATGCCGACGACATCTGGACCATCATGTACACCTCGGGGACGACCGGCCGCCCCAAGGGCGTCATGAAGACCCACGAGAGCTTCATGGCGATGTACTATCTGAACCTGGTTAACATGGGCGTCCGGCCGACCGACAAGGTGATGCTGGTGATGCCGATGTGCCATGTCAACTCCATCTATTATTCATTCCCGTACACGCTCATCACGGCGCCCGTGTTCGTCAACAACATGGTGAGCTTCGACCCCGAAGATCTCCTGCGGACGATCGAAAAGTACAAGATCACCTTCACCTCCCTGGTGCCTACGCATTACATCATGATGCTGGCGCTGCCCGACGAGGTCAAAAACAGCATCGACGTCTCTTCCATCCGGCAGTTGCTGATTTCGTCCGCACCCGCTCGGAAAGATCTCAAGGTCGCGATCATGGAATATTTCAAGAACGCCGAGCTGTGGGAGGCGTATGGCAGCACCGAAGGTGGCCTGGTAACGCTCCTGAGGCCCGAAGACCAGTTCAAGAAGCTCGGTTCGATCGGCAAGGAGATCTTCGGTACGGACCGCATCCGGATCCTGGATGAAGACCGCAACGAGGTGCCGGACGGCGAGGTGGGCGAACTCTTTTACCGCACCCCGATGCTCTTCAAGGAGTACCTGAAGGAGCCCGAAAAGACCAAGGAGGCCTTTTTCGAGGGGTGGTCCTCGGCCGGCGATATGGTCCGGCGCGACGAGGACGGTTACTACGCCCTGGTCGACCGCAAGGCCAACATGATCATCACCGGCGGCGAAAATGTTTATCCCTCCGAGGTCGAAAATGTGGTCGGATCGCACGACGCGGTGAAGGATGTGGCCATCATCGGGATCCCGGACGAAAAATGGGGAGAAACCATCAAGGCTGTGGTCGTTCTACACGCGGGATACGAGCCGTCCCCGGATCTGGCCAAGGAGATCATGGACTTCTGCAAAGGTAGACTTGCAGGTTTCAAGCGGCCGAAGAGCGTCGATTTCATCGCCGATGACCAGATGCCGAGAACCCCGACGGGTAAGATCCTGCACCGGATCCTGCGGGAAAAATACGGGAAATGGAGCGACGCCTGA
- a CDS encoding hypothetical protein (Evidence 5 : Unknown function) — MVFFAHLGFNLHVCLCGDLQVASAQTLD, encoded by the coding sequence ATGGTCTTTTTTGCCCATCTCGGCTTCAATCTGCACGTTTGCTTGTGCGGCGACCTGCAGGTCGCCTCCGCACAAACGCTGGATTGA
- a CDS encoding Na/Pi-cotransporter II-like protein has product MRFGIGHGVRGGWLVFWGKSVFEVRRAMMKMVIFQSLGGLGLFLFGMKIMSEGLQRVAGSKMRQILGLVSNNRVIGCLVGTGVTSVIQSSSAMTVMLVGFVDAGLMTLRQAIGVILGANIGTTVTAQLIAFKIEDYALPAVALGVLLKFFIGRKKWRYVGDVLLGFGLVFFGLSLMKTGFAPLRTNPTFIAFFTKFQADTLVGIMLCVLAGAALTMILQSSSATVGITMALASQGLLSFEASVALILGENVGTTVTAQLAAVGASDTARETAMAHSLFNVLGVLNIILIFPYFVDLVSWATSLMFEEGGARLLVDGEYPYVARYIANAHTLFNVVNAVVFLGLLPYLVRAAVWLTPGKAKEDVMEEMHHVKYLDSRFVETPSVAIGQARAETIRMGEIVEVMYNDVVNCLKDRQMGELSKWRKREDAVDILQKEITQFLVRVVQGPITPEESKEVNSLIRMVNNFERMGDAVENLAELIQELIEQDLHLSEGGLYDYQVISDEARRFIRLVIEAMKKDDKTVMGRAQVLEDSINNMREEMRGNYLMRLQSGICTVDPGLILVDMLTAFEKIGDYCYNIAQAVAGVK; this is encoded by the coding sequence ATGCGATTCGGCATCGGGCACGGAGTGAGAGGGGGTTGGCTTGTTTTTTGGGGGAAATCCGTATTTGAGGTTCGGCGCGCCATGATGAAAATGGTGATCTTCCAGTCCCTGGGGGGATTGGGGCTGTTCCTTTTCGGCATGAAGATCATGTCGGAAGGGCTTCAACGCGTGGCCGGCAGCAAAATGCGGCAGATATTGGGCCTCGTTTCCAATAACCGGGTGATCGGCTGTCTGGTGGGGACGGGTGTCACGAGCGTGATCCAGAGTTCGAGTGCGATGACGGTCATGCTGGTCGGGTTCGTAGACGCGGGCCTCATGACGCTGCGCCAGGCCATTGGCGTCATCCTCGGGGCGAACATCGGGACGACGGTCACGGCGCAGCTGATCGCGTTCAAGATCGAGGACTATGCGCTGCCGGCCGTTGCTCTGGGCGTGCTGCTGAAGTTTTTCATCGGCCGGAAGAAATGGCGTTATGTTGGGGACGTCCTGTTGGGATTCGGGTTGGTCTTTTTCGGGCTGAGCCTCATGAAGACCGGCTTCGCTCCGCTCCGCACCAACCCGACCTTCATCGCCTTTTTCACCAAGTTCCAGGCCGACACGCTCGTTGGGATCATGCTCTGCGTCCTGGCCGGTGCGGCCCTCACGATGATCCTGCAGAGTTCCAGCGCGACGGTGGGCATCACCATGGCCCTGGCGAGCCAGGGGCTGCTGAGCTTCGAGGCGAGCGTCGCCCTCATCCTGGGGGAAAACGTCGGTACGACGGTGACCGCACAGCTGGCGGCGGTCGGTGCGAGCGACACGGCGCGTGAGACGGCGATGGCGCACAGCCTGTTCAACGTGTTGGGCGTTTTGAACATCATTCTGATCTTTCCCTACTTTGTGGACCTCGTGTCTTGGGCTACCTCTCTGATGTTCGAGGAGGGCGGAGCCCGACTGCTGGTCGATGGCGAATACCCTTATGTCGCCCGCTATATCGCCAATGCGCACACGCTGTTCAATGTCGTGAATGCCGTCGTCTTCCTGGGGCTGCTGCCATATCTCGTGCGGGCCGCCGTCTGGCTGACCCCGGGCAAGGCCAAAGAAGATGTGATGGAGGAGATGCACCACGTCAAGTACCTCGACAGCCGTTTCGTCGAGACCCCTTCGGTCGCCATCGGACAGGCGCGTGCGGAGACCATTCGAATGGGCGAGATCGTCGAGGTCATGTACAACGACGTGGTGAACTGTTTGAAAGACCGGCAGATGGGAGAGTTGTCCAAGTGGCGGAAACGCGAGGACGCCGTGGACATTCTGCAGAAAGAGATCACTCAGTTTCTCGTACGGGTTGTCCAGGGCCCGATTACGCCCGAAGAGTCGAAAGAGGTCAATTCGTTGATCCGCATGGTCAACAACTTCGAGCGCATGGGGGATGCTGTCGAGAACCTCGCGGAACTCATTCAGGAGCTGATTGAGCAGGATCTCCATCTTTCCGAGGGCGGCCTGTACGATTACCAGGTGATTTCGGATGAGGCGAGGCGTTTCATCCGATTGGTCATCGAGGCCATGAAAAAGGATGACAAGACGGTCATGGGCAGGGCGCAGGTCCTGGAAGACAGCATCAACAACATGCGCGAGGAGATGCGCGGCAATTACCTCATGCGCCTCCAAAGCGGTATCTGCACGGTGGATCCCGGTCTGATCCTGGTGGACATGCTGACGGCCTTCGAGAAGATCGGCGACTACTGTTACAACATTGCTCAGGCTGTGGCGGGAGTGAAATAG
- a CDS encoding putative UspA6 (Evidence 3 : Putative function from multiple computational evidences), which produces MKQIKRILVAVDLSSYAAPTLDYAALIAAGMKAGLTVVHVINQRDIEAVEKVSKLTETFRVETYLEQEKAERRTAIERMLAGTGHGGVETKILLKTGVPFLEILEAVEAEKADLVVMNTKGRSNLSSVIFGSTAEKMFRKCPVPLLSIRGFETI; this is translated from the coding sequence ATGAAACAGATAAAACGTATTCTGGTCGCCGTAGATCTCTCGAGCTACGCAGCACCTACTCTCGACTACGCAGCTCTTATCGCAGCCGGCATGAAGGCCGGCTTGACGGTGGTCCACGTCATCAACCAGCGGGACATCGAGGCGGTGGAAAAGGTCTCTAAGCTCACCGAGACCTTTCGGGTCGAAACCTACCTCGAACAGGAGAAGGCGGAGCGCAGAACCGCCATCGAGCGGATGCTGGCCGGGACGGGTCACGGCGGGGTCGAAACGAAGATCCTCCTGAAGACGGGCGTACCCTTTCTCGAGATCCTCGAGGCTGTCGAAGCGGAAAAGGCGGATCTTGTGGTCATGAACACCAAGGGCCGAAGCAACCTCTCGAGCGTCATCTTCGGGTCCACGGCAGAAAAGATGTTCCGGAAATGCCCGGTCCCGCTGCTCAGTATCCGAGGCTTCGAGACGATCTGA
- a CDS encoding 2-hydroxyglutaryl-CoA dehydratase, D-component, which translates to MDVGEKPLRKEITAGKILKKIMADHFYELDAAAKSRSPKIAWCTSVGPAELLRGMGFLVYFPENHGAMLGATRMAADLIPYANAVGYSPDICSYLTSDIGSYLRKQTPLTKAYGIESVPMPDVLVFNTNQCRDVQDWFAWYSRELNVPLVGLYTHRDIGPIHEYELEDIAQQIRDLIPALEEISGTRFDMDRFKEALALSRRTSELWRACLESAAAIPSPWTFFDATIHMGPAVVARGTQAAVDYYELLLKELQERAANKVAAVEGERHRIYWEGMPIWGKLRPLSDQFASLKTCVVASTYCNSWIFDQLDPNEPFLSMARAYTELFIVRDEPYKEAYIREAHERFQFDGILFHDAKTCPNNSNNRYGMPERLSRNLGIPVLTINGDLNDLRCYSEEQTKTNIEAFIEQLEED; encoded by the coding sequence ATGGACGTGGGAGAAAAACCCTTGAGAAAAGAGATCACTGCCGGCAAGATCCTCAAGAAGATCATGGCCGACCATTTTTATGAACTGGATGCTGCAGCCAAGAGCCGCAGCCCGAAGATCGCCTGGTGCACCAGTGTCGGGCCGGCGGAGCTGCTGAGGGGGATGGGGTTTCTGGTTTATTTCCCCGAAAACCACGGCGCCATGCTGGGGGCCACCCGGATGGCGGCGGATTTGATCCCTTACGCGAACGCCGTCGGCTACTCCCCTGATATCTGTTCCTACCTGACCTCCGACATCGGATCCTACCTTCGGAAGCAGACGCCTCTCACCAAGGCGTACGGGATCGAATCGGTGCCGATGCCCGATGTCCTGGTCTTCAACACCAACCAGTGCCGGGATGTGCAGGATTGGTTCGCCTGGTATTCCCGGGAATTGAACGTGCCGCTGGTCGGCCTTTACACGCACCGCGACATCGGCCCCATCCACGAGTATGAGCTGGAGGACATCGCCCAGCAGATCCGCGACCTCATCCCGGCGCTCGAAGAGATTTCAGGGACCCGTTTCGACATGGACCGCTTCAAGGAGGCGCTCGCCCTGTCGAGGAGGACGTCGGAGCTTTGGCGGGCCTGCCTCGAGTCGGCGGCCGCGATCCCCTCGCCCTGGACCTTCTTCGATGCCACCATCCACATGGGCCCCGCGGTGGTGGCACGCGGTACCCAGGCGGCGGTCGACTACTATGAACTGCTCCTGAAAGAGCTGCAGGAGCGGGCGGCGAACAAGGTGGCGGCGGTCGAAGGCGAGCGCCACCGGATCTATTGGGAGGGGATGCCGATCTGGGGCAAGTTGAGGCCGCTCTCCGATCAGTTCGCCTCCCTGAAGACCTGTGTCGTGGCCTCGACTTACTGCAACAGCTGGATCTTCGATCAACTGGACCCGAACGAGCCTTTTTTGAGCATGGCGCGCGCCTATACGGAGCTTTTCATCGTCCGCGACGAGCCTTACAAGGAGGCCTATATCCGGGAAGCGCATGAGCGGTTCCAGTTCGACGGCATCCTGTTCCACGACGCCAAGACCTGCCCCAACAACTCCAATAACCGCTACGGCATGCCCGAGAGGCTGAGCCGGAATCTGGGGATCCCCGTTCTGACGATCAACGGCGATCTCAACGACCTGCGCTGCTACAGCGAGGAGCAGACGAAGACCAATATCGAGGCTTTTATCGAGCAGTTGGAAGAGGATTGA
- a CDS encoding conserved hypothetical protein (Evidence 4 : Unknown function but conserved in other organisms), whose product MDELIPDGKQEMMQSGLESRTECIRCGQCCLNSSPTLQKEDARLVLEGRIPWEALYTVRVGELVHDPVEGRSGIAAKEMIKLKERVEGGGCVFYDAEERACRIYPSRPSQCSALACWDLSAFMRVYEGPKAQRTDVIEDPNLLRLMAEHEERCNYEEVAHWVWAIEEQGEEAVGELLNLLRFDHDLRPLASRRLNLDAAWMDLLFGRPLVETIVMFGLEVKREADGAFLLTALPRDRRAEGGSGARKPPARV is encoded by the coding sequence TTGGATGAATTGATTCCGGATGGGAAGCAGGAGATGATGCAATCGGGACTTGAATCGAGAACGGAGTGCATTCGCTGCGGGCAGTGCTGCCTGAACAGCAGCCCCACTCTCCAAAAGGAGGACGCCCGCCTCGTGCTGGAGGGTCGGATCCCCTGGGAGGCCCTGTATACCGTCAGGGTCGGAGAACTGGTCCATGACCCGGTGGAGGGGCGCAGCGGCATCGCCGCCAAGGAAATGATCAAGCTCAAAGAGCGGGTGGAGGGAGGCGGGTGCGTTTTCTATGATGCGGAGGAGCGTGCCTGCCGCATTTACCCTTCGCGTCCGAGCCAGTGCTCAGCTCTGGCCTGCTGGGACCTCAGCGCGTTCATGCGTGTCTACGAGGGGCCGAAGGCCCAGCGTACGGATGTCATCGAGGATCCGAATCTTCTTCGTCTGATGGCCGAACACGAGGAGCGCTGCAACTACGAGGAGGTCGCGCACTGGGTCTGGGCCATTGAAGAGCAGGGTGAGGAGGCGGTCGGAGAATTGCTGAATCTCCTGCGCTTCGATCACGATTTGAGGCCCTTGGCCTCAAGGCGCTTGAACCTCGATGCCGCCTGGATGGATCTCCTTTTCGGGCGGCCCCTTGTCGAGACGATCGTGATGTTCGGTTTGGAGGTCAAAAGGGAGGCCGACGGCGCGTTCCTTCTGACAGCGCTTCCACGGGATCGCCGCGCAGAGGGCGGCTCCGGCGCCCGGAAGCCCCCAGCACGGGTTTGA
- the lcdC gene encoding Activator of lactoyl-CoA dehydratase — protein sequence MGGIFAGVDVGASRTKVALLDEDRKLIGKAVLKSGTDFSRTAETGLSEALEEAGCGRPDIRGCVSTGYGRKNVTFHDDTKTEISCHAKGCFHYFPMAVTIIDIGGQDNKVIKLDDHGRRVSFKMNRKCAAGTGAFLEEMSARLDIPLEEMNGLAEASTDMVELGSYCTVFSATEVLEKIRQGKKVPDIVKGLFFSVLKRVLEMDSLTERVVMTGGVVAHNPYLVKMLEELVDREILVPPFPQLTGAVGAALFALEAA from the coding sequence TTGGGAGGAATCTTTGCGGGTGTGGATGTCGGGGCCTCCCGCACCAAAGTGGCCCTGCTGGATGAGGATCGGAAGCTGATCGGCAAAGCTGTCTTGAAATCGGGCACGGATTTTTCGCGCACGGCCGAGACAGGGTTGTCGGAGGCGCTGGAGGAGGCCGGATGCGGGCGGCCGGATATCCGAGGGTGTGTATCCACCGGATACGGCCGGAAAAACGTCACGTTCCACGACGACACCAAGACCGAGATCAGCTGCCACGCGAAGGGCTGTTTCCACTATTTTCCGATGGCCGTCACCATCATCGACATCGGCGGCCAGGACAACAAGGTCATCAAGCTGGACGATCACGGCCGGCGGGTCAGTTTCAAGATGAACCGCAAGTGCGCCGCGGGGACGGGGGCCTTTCTGGAAGAGATGTCGGCCAGGCTCGATATTCCTCTGGAGGAGATGAACGGGCTTGCGGAGGCCTCCACGGATATGGTCGAACTGGGCAGTTATTGCACCGTTTTTTCGGCCACGGAAGTGCTGGAGAAGATCCGGCAGGGGAAAAAAGTCCCGGACATCGTCAAGGGGCTTTTTTTTTCGGTCCTGAAGCGGGTGCTCGAGATGGATTCCTTGACGGAGCGGGTTGTCATGACCGGCGGGGTCGTAGCACACAATCCTTACCTCGTGAAGATGCTGGAGGAGCTGGTGGACCGGGAGATCCTGGTGCCGCCGTTTCCACAGCTGACCGGTGCGGTGGGGGCGGCCCTGTTCGCGCTGGAGGCCGCTTAG
- a CDS encoding hypothetical protein (Evidence 5 : Unknown function), whose product MPDAESHAWTRGSFPPQLNRFHPEMVFLANLGVNLHVCLCGDHQVASAQTLDFLDIGQTGTRPAGVGLSTRSV is encoded by the coding sequence GTGCCCGATGCCGAATCGCATGCATGGACCCGGGGCTCCTTCCCGCCGCAGCTAAATCGTTTCCATCCGGAAATGGTCTTTTTGGCCAATCTCGGCGTCAATCTGCACGTTTGCTTGTGCGGCGACCACCAGGTCGCCTCCGCGCAAACGCTTGATTTCCTTGATATTGGCCAAACCGGGACCCGCCCCGCAGGGGTGGGACTGAGCACGCGCAGCGTGTAA
- a CDS encoding Thiolase, N-terminal domain protein has translation MLKKAFIPYKGYYSTPFCRWQGSMANENAISLAANTAKRWLAQKNWDPKMYEYLVFGNTIGQHHQFYASPWAAALMGAAATPGLILSQACTTSMTCIFTAAMGVEAGWYSVASALMTDRCSNGPHTIWPNPMGPGGEVISENWMMDNFNSDPNVGLKMVETAENVAKEGGFTKEQCDELTLRRYEQYNESLANDREFQKRYMFPAEVVISKKKSLMIEEDEGITPTTKEGLAKLKPVIPGGVHSFGAQTHPADGNCMVTVTTEAKAKELSADPAVSIQVVSGGYSRERPGYMAAAPVPAARLALEKAGLKIEDIKVIKTHNPFIVNDLYMSRQMGLDPFKYNNYGCSLVYGHPQGPTAGRIIIEGIEETVKLGGGYFLWAGCAAGDTGGSLILKIS, from the coding sequence ATGTTGAAGAAAGCGTTTATTCCTTACAAGGGCTATTACTCGACCCCGTTCTGCCGCTGGCAGGGCAGCATGGCCAATGAGAACGCCATTTCACTGGCCGCCAACACCGCCAAGCGATGGCTGGCGCAGAAGAACTGGGATCCGAAGATGTACGAATACCTGGTCTTTGGAAATACCATCGGCCAGCACCACCAGTTTTACGCGAGCCCCTGGGCCGCAGCTCTCATGGGAGCGGCCGCAACCCCCGGGCTGATCCTGAGCCAGGCCTGCACCACGTCGATGACTTGCATCTTCACGGCTGCAATGGGCGTCGAGGCCGGATGGTACAGCGTGGCTTCCGCGCTCATGACGGACCGCTGCTCCAATGGACCCCACACGATTTGGCCCAACCCGATGGGACCGGGTGGAGAGGTCATTTCGGAGAACTGGATGATGGATAACTTCAACAGCGATCCGAATGTCGGCCTCAAGATGGTCGAAACCGCGGAAAACGTGGCCAAAGAAGGCGGGTTCACCAAAGAACAGTGCGACGAACTGACCCTCAGGCGGTACGAGCAGTACAACGAATCGCTCGCCAATGACCGGGAATTCCAGAAGCGTTACATGTTCCCCGCGGAGGTGGTCATCTCGAAGAAGAAGAGCCTCATGATCGAGGAAGACGAGGGCATCACGCCTACGACCAAAGAGGGGCTGGCCAAGCTGAAGCCCGTCATCCCGGGCGGCGTCCACAGCTTCGGCGCCCAGACGCACCCCGCCGACGGCAACTGCATGGTGACCGTCACCACGGAGGCCAAGGCAAAGGAGCTCAGCGCCGACCCCGCGGTCAGCATCCAGGTGGTCTCGGGCGGCTATTCCCGTGAGCGTCCGGGGTACATGGCCGCCGCACCGGTTCCCGCCGCTCGTCTGGCGCTCGAGAAGGCCGGTCTCAAGATCGAGGACATCAAGGTCATCAAGACCCATAACCCGTTTATCGTGAACGACCTCTATATGAGTCGGCAGATGGGCCTCGATCCGTTCAAGTATAACAACTATGGCTGCTCGCTCGTCTACGGCCACCCGCAGGGACCGACCGCGGGCCGCATCATCATCGAGGGGATCGAAGAGACGGTCAAACTCGGGGGCGGCTACTTCCTCTGGGCCGGCTGCGCAGCGGGTGACACGGGCGGTTCGTTGATTCTCAAGATCTCGTAA